The proteins below come from a single Pseudanabaena sp. BC1403 genomic window:
- the miaB gene encoding tRNA (N6-isopentenyl adenosine(37)-C2)-methylthiotransferase MiaB yields the protein MTAQKYHIITFGCQMNKADSERMAGVLENMGYQSTEETEEADLILYNTCSIRDNAEQKVYSYLGRQAKRKRENPKLTLVVAGCVAQQEGEALMRRVPELDLVMGPQHVNRLGDLLGQVFNGNQVVATDEASIEEDITTPRRNSAVSAWVNIIYGCNENCTYCIVPAVRGREQSRSPESIRKEIENLAAQGYKEITLLGQNIDAYGRDLPAGGIGAGIGGKITFTDLLYYVHDIEGIDRIRYATSHPRYFSSRLIKACYELPKVCEHFHIPFQSGDNDILKAMARGYTHERYRRIIDDIREIMPDAAITADAIVAFPGETEEQFERTVQLVNDIGFDLVNTAAYSPRPGTPAAVWENQLSEEIKSDRLQRLNHAVNQNAAERSNRYAGRTEEIMIEGTNHKNPLQIMGRTRTNRIAFTENNTGKPLAELIGQTLSIRITEVRPFSLTGVIC from the coding sequence ATGACTGCTCAGAAATATCACATCATCACCTTCGGCTGCCAAATGAACAAAGCGGATTCTGAGCGCATGGCAGGCGTATTAGAAAACATGGGCTACCAGTCAACCGAAGAGACCGAAGAAGCCGACTTGATTTTGTATAACACTTGCAGCATTCGTGACAATGCCGAGCAAAAAGTTTATTCGTACTTAGGCAGACAAGCCAAGCGCAAACGTGAAAATCCGAAATTAACCCTCGTCGTTGCGGGTTGTGTCGCCCAGCAAGAAGGCGAAGCCCTAATGCGGCGCGTTCCTGAACTCGATCTAGTCATGGGACCACAGCATGTTAATCGTCTTGGCGATCTGTTGGGGCAAGTATTTAATGGCAACCAAGTTGTCGCCACCGATGAAGCCTCTATCGAAGAAGACATCACCACACCACGCCGTAATAGTGCTGTTTCCGCTTGGGTGAATATTATTTATGGATGCAACGAAAACTGTACTTATTGCATCGTGCCTGCGGTAAGAGGTAGAGAACAATCGCGATCGCCTGAATCCATCCGTAAAGAAATTGAAAATCTTGCGGCGCAGGGCTACAAAGAAATTACCCTACTCGGTCAAAACATCGATGCCTATGGGCGCGACCTCCCCGCAGGTGGCATTGGTGCAGGTATCGGCGGCAAAATCACATTTACTGATTTGCTTTATTACGTCCATGACATCGAAGGGATCGATCGCATTCGTTATGCCACCAGTCACCCTCGCTACTTTAGTTCACGATTGATCAAAGCTTGCTATGAACTACCAAAGGTTTGCGAACATTTCCATATTCCTTTTCAGTCGGGCGATAACGACATTCTCAAGGCGATGGCACGGGGCTACACCCATGAGCGCTACCGTCGCATTATTGATGACATTCGCGAGATTATGCCCGATGCGGCGATTACTGCCGATGCGATCGTTGCTTTCCCTGGGGAAACCGAGGAGCAATTTGAGCGCACAGTGCAGCTAGTCAATGACATTGGCTTTGATTTGGTTAATACAGCGGCTTATTCTCCCCGCCCAGGTACACCTGCGGCGGTTTGGGAAAATCAGCTAAGTGAAGAGATCAAAAGCGATCGCCTTCAGCGTCTTAACCATGCTGTAAATCAAAATGCTGCTGAGCGTTCTAACCGTTATGCAGGACGCACTGAAGAGATCATGATCGAAGGTACAAATCACAAAAATCCTTTACAGATCATGGGACGTACCCGCACAAATCGGATTGCTTTCACCGAGAACAACACGGGCAAACCATTAGCTGAGCTAATTGGTCAAACTCTTTCTATAAGAATTACTGAGGTAAGACCATTTAGTTTGACTGGTGTAATTTGCTAA
- a CDS encoding HicB family protein: protein MNAKLINGQTKLSINVLVKNEKDGRVSARVLGLPEYSVTCSDRKSAISELDRLITANLSENEVVSLELEIPKREHPWQKFAGIYKNSQLFDSVLTNIESHRRELDSQAAIQEEKIA from the coding sequence ATGAACGCCAAACTGATTAATGGACAAACTAAGCTCTCTATTAACGTCTTAGTCAAAAATGAAAAAGATGGCAGAGTCAGCGCTAGAGTATTAGGGCTACCTGAATATAGCGTTACTTGCAGCGATCGCAAATCAGCTATTTCTGAATTAGATCGATTAATTACTGCAAACTTATCAGAGAATGAAGTCGTATCTCTAGAACTAGAAATTCCTAAACGAGAACATCCTTGGCAAAAATTTGCAGGAATTTATAAGAATAGTCAGCTATTTGACTCTGTACTAACCAATATTGAATCTCATCGCCGTGAACTGGATTCTCAGGCAGCAATTCAAGAGGAAAAAATCGCTTGA
- a CDS encoding AAA family ATPase, translating to MIPRKLRLINFLSYQQLALDFSGLHVACICGANGAGKSSLLEAISWAIWGVSRVVSQDDVIHVGSKEAQVDFTFIAGGEVYRVIRTRSRNSSTSLEFQVQSEGKFKSLTERKVQSTQQTIISHLKMDYETFVNSAYLRQGRADEFMLKRPSDRKQILADMLALSQYDELAERAKDIARTSKGESVVLENMLVHLREQIQAGEAIAPQLEILRSQLTDLQAWESRDRHQLQIVEELQKKYQNVTQQLTWQQQQQASLTANLSQSSRQLAIQQKQLQQLESCLTKRSQILQDYGRYQLLSTQESELERKFQKYQQLSERRGEFSHKLASLQSELRGQLRHYQAQLESLVQQESDLKGILSRTGEIEAAIAELHKARAVLQEFDRLHAQSTPLIHRHQVLKHQLEREQTKLAAKLEELVAKREQLYLQVKNHDQLLINAKELDRQIVLLQNKQVYQQRVHEKGLERRDFLERLKTRLADSEAAFHKLESKMRQLTVPNAPCPLCDRPLDEAHWQLVQKKHKQESRDLQADIWVVKEQQAASNCEIEVLREEYRNLKKELAPLNDLIQRKGTLQERLKAIAEAKQRLALIDAEIVDLGDRLQTQNYSREAWEEMELIDKNIYKFAYDEKNHALARGDVERWRWAEIKQTELKNAQRQADNLSQKIPDLQTKINQLQDRLTKNLIDLEVQHELEQCDRTLTQLAYEPDRHQQLRAQKQELTSALLRYQELTRAEQEYPELQQQVNHLQQTQNVNQQELQNITAQISQLQSQVKTLHGDHAMEIQSLRQNLQNWRSQMDALLAQIGSLQQQQQQLEQSRQREQETLSQIEVARQRQRIHTELYQAFGKNGIQALMLENVLPQIEVEANQILAQLSDRQLNVRFITQKSGKKSDRIIETLDIEIADTKGTRPYETYSGGEAFRINFAVRLALSRVLAQRKGSTLQTLIIDEGFGSQDQLGCDRLVSAINAIAPDFECILVITHMPQMKEAFNTLIEVSKDEEGSTVQLVG from the coding sequence ATGATCCCTCGGAAATTACGATTAATCAATTTCTTGAGCTATCAACAATTAGCCTTAGATTTTAGTGGGCTGCATGTTGCTTGCATTTGTGGCGCGAATGGGGCGGGGAAATCATCATTATTAGAAGCGATTTCTTGGGCGATTTGGGGTGTAAGCCGCGTGGTAAGCCAAGATGATGTGATTCATGTTGGTTCTAAAGAAGCTCAAGTGGACTTTACATTTATCGCTGGTGGTGAAGTCTATCGGGTAATCAGAACAAGATCTCGTAATAGTTCAACCTCTTTAGAATTTCAGGTACAGAGTGAAGGCAAATTTAAATCCCTCACCGAGCGTAAGGTGCAATCGACGCAGCAGACAATCATTTCGCATCTAAAAATGGATTACGAGACCTTCGTTAATTCCGCATATTTGCGTCAAGGTCGTGCTGATGAATTTATGCTGAAGCGTCCTAGCGATCGCAAACAGATTTTAGCGGATATGCTAGCTTTGTCGCAGTATGACGAGCTTGCCGAACGCGCCAAAGACATTGCGCGAACTAGCAAAGGTGAGTCAGTAGTTTTAGAGAATATGTTGGTACATCTGCGAGAGCAAATTCAAGCAGGAGAGGCGATCGCACCGCAGTTAGAAATTTTGCGATCGCAGCTAACGGACTTGCAAGCATGGGAATCTCGCGATCGTCACCAATTGCAAATTGTAGAAGAATTGCAAAAAAAATATCAAAATGTGACCCAGCAGCTAACTTGGCAACAACAACAGCAAGCTTCACTCACCGCTAATTTGTCGCAATCATCACGACAATTAGCCATTCAGCAAAAGCAATTACAGCAATTAGAATCATGTTTGACAAAGCGATCGCAGATTTTGCAAGATTATGGGCGCTATCAATTACTATCAACTCAAGAATCAGAGCTAGAGCGTAAGTTTCAAAAGTATCAACAACTTAGTGAGCGACGGGGAGAATTTAGTCATAAGCTTGCGAGTCTGCAAAGTGAACTCAGGGGGCAATTAAGACATTATCAAGCGCAATTAGAGTCTCTAGTACAGCAGGAAAGTGACTTAAAAGGGATTCTGAGCCGTACTGGAGAAATCGAAGCTGCGATCGCTGAATTACACAAAGCAAGGGCAGTCTTACAAGAATTTGATCGCCTCCACGCTCAATCCACACCGCTAATTCATCGTCATCAAGTTCTCAAGCATCAACTGGAAAGAGAGCAGACCAAACTTGCTGCAAAACTAGAGGAATTAGTTGCTAAACGTGAACAGTTATATTTACAAGTCAAGAATCACGATCAATTGTTGATTAATGCTAAAGAGCTAGATCGGCAAATTGTTTTATTACAAAATAAACAAGTTTACCAACAACGAGTTCATGAAAAGGGCTTAGAGCGTCGTGATTTTTTGGAACGTTTAAAAACAAGATTGGCAGATAGTGAAGCTGCGTTTCATAAATTAGAATCAAAAATGCGTCAGTTAACTGTGCCGAATGCACCTTGTCCTCTATGCGATCGCCCTCTAGATGAAGCGCACTGGCAACTGGTGCAGAAAAAGCATAAACAGGAATCTCGCGATTTGCAAGCTGACATTTGGGTGGTGAAGGAACAGCAAGCGGCTTCTAATTGTGAAATTGAAGTTTTGAGAGAAGAATATCGTAATTTAAAAAAGGAACTAGCGCCACTTAATGATTTGATTCAGCGCAAAGGAACTTTGCAGGAAAGACTAAAGGCGATCGCTGAGGCTAAACAAAGGCTAGCGCTAATTGATGCGGAAATTGTGGATTTAGGCGATCGCCTCCAGACGCAAAACTATAGTCGAGAAGCATGGGAGGAGATGGAACTCATCGATAAAAATATTTATAAATTTGCTTACGACGAAAAAAATCATGCGCTTGCCCGTGGCGATGTTGAACGTTGGCGTTGGGCAGAAATCAAGCAAACAGAATTAAAAAATGCTCAGCGTCAAGCCGATAATTTATCTCAAAAAATTCCTGATCTACAAACCAAAATCAACCAATTACAAGATCGCCTTACAAAAAATCTCATTGATTTAGAAGTACAGCATGAACTTGAACAATGCGATCGCACTCTGACGCAGTTAGCCTATGAACCTGATCGGCATCAACAACTCCGCGCTCAAAAACAAGAACTCACATCGGCGCTCTTGCGTTATCAAGAACTCACCCGCGCCGAGCAGGAATATCCTGAACTTCAGCAACAGGTAAACCATTTACAACAAACTCAAAACGTTAATCAACAAGAATTACAAAATATCACTGCTCAAATTTCTCAATTACAGTCACAGGTCAAAACCTTACATGGCGATCATGCAATGGAAATTCAATCTTTGCGACAAAATCTGCAAAACTGGCGATCGCAAATGGATGCTCTCCTCGCTCAAATTGGCAGCCTTCAGCAACAACAACAACAACTAGAGCAAAGTCGCCAACGCGAACAAGAAACGCTCTCTCAAATCGAAGTAGCCCGTCAACGCCAACGCATCCACACGGAACTCTATCAAGCCTTTGGTAAAAATGGTATTCAAGCTTTAATGCTAGAAAATGTACTTCCGCAAATCGAAGTAGAAGCTAATCAAATCCTCGCTCAACTTAGCGATCGCCAATTAAATGTGAGATTTATCACCCAAAAATCTGGTAAAAAAAGCGATCGCATTATCGAAACCCTTGACATTGAAATTGCTGATACCAAAGGCACTAGACCCTATGAGACATATTCTGGCGGTGAGGCTTTTCGGATTAATTTTGCCGTGCGTCTAGCTTTATCTCGCGTGCTTGCCCAGCGCAAAGGTAGCACTTTGCAAACCCTCATTATTGATGAAGGCTTCGGTAGTCAAGATCAGTTAGGTTGCGATCGCCTTGTCAGTGCGATTAATGCGATCGCGCCAGATTTTGAGTGCATCTTGGTAATTACGCATATGCCACAAATGAAGGAAGCCTTTAACACATTGATCGAAGTGTCGAAGGATGAAGAAGGATCAACCGTGCAATTAGTGGGTTAG
- a CDS encoding GIY-YIG nuclease family protein — protein MVRGSKSVVFIERSPSDPDKGWGWVEVELGDIRRFKIDTKRPSSRYITKRKLRYDFETNSIQEYDEPYVVSPPSRGKAGGKKFTLNINGELLTINAQKFLTIEAICAWVKTWADPKTKIVTSGSRAHSLDGDKLAHQAHFVYFIFNQDSNAIKIGRAKNIQKRMQSLQTSSPSQLKLIKFLQVEGAKEAQELEQSLHKQFWGIRLAGEWFKAEVHLLEYISQL, from the coding sequence ATGGTCAGGGGTTCTAAATCAGTTGTTTTTATTGAAAGAAGCCCAAGTGATCCTGATAAAGGCTGGGGATGGGTTGAAGTTGAACTTGGAGATATAAGGCGATTTAAGATTGATACAAAAAGACCTTCGTCTCGGTATATAACAAAACGCAAATTAAGGTATGACTTTGAGACGAATTCTATTCAGGAATATGATGAGCCTTATGTTGTAAGCCCCCCATCTAGAGGCAAAGCAGGTGGAAAGAAATTCACACTTAATATAAATGGTGAGCTTCTTACAATAAACGCTCAAAAGTTTCTTACAATCGAAGCTATATGTGCTTGGGTAAAAACTTGGGCTGACCCAAAAACTAAGATTGTTACTTCGGGAAGTAGAGCGCATTCTTTGGATGGTGATAAGTTAGCTCATCAAGCTCATTTTGTTTACTTTATCTTTAATCAAGATAGTAATGCAATTAAAATTGGTAGAGCAAAAAATATACAAAAAAGAATGCAATCTCTTCAAACGTCAAGTCCATCCCAATTGAAACTAATTAAGTTTCTGCAAGTTGAAGGAGCCAAAGAAGCTCAGGAATTAGAACAGTCACTACATAAACAATTTTGGGGGATCAGACTGGCTGGCGAGTGGTTTAAAGCTGAAGTTCATCTTCTTGAATATATTAGCCAACT
- a CDS encoding glycosyltransferase family 4 protein: protein MHIAWLGKKSPACGNVTYSREITNALLDRGHRVSFMHFAPESDSEHEELEEHAQETQDVALPFFYKSTIYTVPSLRANKILVDSLRSLKPDIIHASLAISPLDFRLPEICAELDLPLVATFHQPFDLKRRNLASSTQQLTYQIYAPSLADYNQVIIFSNIQKELLNKLGVPNTRIAVIPNGVDSDRYSPGASNIKAELNADVLFLYQGRLAAEKNVEALLRAWRKCRMPKGCKLAIVGTGPLLAGLKTFYGNDPSIIWMGYIADEQRRIEILRGTDVFILPSLVEGLSLSLLEAMSCGVACIATDVGADGEVIENGAGIILDSHKVTSQLCTLLPLFVDHPEMAKIIGIKARQRVLDRYTLVKNIDCLEALYEQTMSQQWVRVSAF from the coding sequence ATGCATATTGCATGGTTAGGTAAAAAATCGCCTGCTTGTGGCAACGTGACCTATAGTCGCGAAATTACAAATGCGTTACTCGATCGCGGACATCGTGTCAGCTTTATGCATTTTGCCCCAGAGAGTGATTCAGAGCACGAAGAGCTAGAAGAACATGCTCAAGAGACTCAAGATGTCGCTTTACCATTTTTTTACAAGTCCACCATTTACACAGTTCCTTCTCTAAGGGCGAATAAGATTCTCGTTGATTCTTTGCGATCGCTAAAGCCCGATATTATTCATGCATCCCTTGCCATATCTCCTCTCGATTTTCGATTGCCAGAAATTTGTGCCGAACTCGATTTGCCTCTCGTAGCTACATTTCATCAACCTTTTGATCTTAAACGGCGTAATCTTGCCTCTAGTACACAGCAACTCACCTATCAAATTTACGCACCATCGTTAGCTGACTACAATCAAGTTATTATCTTTTCTAATATTCAAAAAGAACTTCTGAATAAATTAGGAGTTCCTAATACTAGAATTGCCGTTATTCCGAATGGAGTCGATAGCGATCGCTATTCCCCGGGAGCTTCAAATATTAAGGCTGAACTCAATGCTGATGTGCTTTTTCTCTATCAAGGTCGTCTAGCTGCCGAGAAAAATGTTGAAGCTTTGCTTAGGGCATGGCGCAAATGTCGAATGCCTAAAGGATGCAAACTTGCGATCGTCGGGACTGGCCCATTATTGGCAGGTTTAAAGACTTTTTATGGTAACGATCCCAGCATTATCTGGATGGGATATATAGCTGATGAGCAAAGGCGTATTGAGATTTTGCGCGGTACTGATGTGTTTATTTTACCTTCGCTAGTGGAAGGTTTGTCTCTATCGTTATTAGAGGCGATGTCCTGTGGTGTTGCTTGTATCGCGACGGATGTGGGTGCTGATGGGGAAGTAATTGAGAATGGAGCAGGGATTATTCTTGATTCTCATAAGGTTACTTCTCAACTTTGTACGCTTTTACCACTATTTGTCGATCATCCTGAGATGGCAAAGATTATTGGAATTAAGGCAAGGCAAAGGGTTTTAGATCGCTATACGCTGGTAAAAAATATTGATTGCTTAGAAGCTCTTTATGAGCAAACCATGAGCCAGCAATGGGTTCGGGTTAGTGCATTCTAA